One window of Thermocoleostomius sinensis A174 genomic DNA carries:
- a CDS encoding GlsB/YeaQ/YmgE family stress response membrane protein yields the protein MNLLAWIVLGLLAGAIAKAIYPGYQPGGILATLLLGIVGAFIGGTLFNVLQTGSLAIVSTSLSIPGLIIAVIGALIAIWLWGLMSRRRRIY from the coding sequence ATGAATCTTTTAGCTTGGATTGTACTAGGTTTATTGGCAGGCGCGATCGCAAAAGCAATTTATCCTGGATATCAACCGGGTGGAATTCTAGCCACGTTGTTGCTGGGCATCGTTGGGGCATTTATCGGTGGAACGCTTTTTAATGTTTTGCAGACAGGCAGCTTAGCGATCGTTTCTACCAGTCTGAGTATTCCTGGTTTAATAATTGCTGTGATTGGTGCGCTGATTGCCATTTGGTTATGGGGCTTGATGAGCCGTCGCCGTCGCATCTACTAA
- a CDS encoding arylamine N-acetyltransferase family protein: MLSIHQLDAYLERIQYHGSLGHSEETLCQLHQAQAQHIPFENLDIFLGQDIHLDPDRLFNKLINRKRGGYCYELNGLFLLVLQHLGFHIIPMAARVFMPNGSLRQKSHQMAIVELRGQSWLVDVGFGGNGLVQPIVTEVNREWDQTIDTFRLQSDENLGLILQHQLNDEWRSLYAFIPEKQYPADYRMMNFFASRSPDSLFTRKRLCIIPTSESRIILNNHVLKIRGVRHSIVTQLTTADSYDQALKQYFGIALSPEVSWHLYSPIPTPLSSEA, from the coding sequence ATGCTGTCAATTCATCAATTAGATGCTTACCTAGAGCGAATTCAGTATCATGGTTCTTTAGGGCACTCTGAGGAAACCCTTTGTCAACTTCACCAAGCTCAAGCGCAACATATTCCCTTTGAAAATCTAGATATTTTCTTAGGACAAGACATTCATCTGGACCCCGATCGCCTCTTCAACAAACTCATCAATCGAAAACGCGGCGGTTATTGCTATGAGTTAAATGGGCTGTTTCTATTAGTTTTACAACATCTTGGCTTTCATATTATCCCTATGGCGGCCCGAGTGTTTATGCCCAATGGCTCCTTGCGGCAAAAATCACATCAGATGGCAATCGTAGAGCTTAGAGGTCAATCTTGGCTAGTAGATGTTGGATTTGGCGGCAACGGTTTGGTGCAACCCATTGTCACTGAAGTGAATCGAGAATGGGATCAAACCATTGATACATTTAGGCTGCAATCTGATGAAAATCTTGGCTTGATACTTCAGCACCAACTCAACGATGAATGGCGATCGCTGTATGCCTTTATTCCTGAAAAACAATACCCAGCCGATTACCGGATGATGAACTTTTTTGCTTCTCGATCGCCGGATTCTTTGTTTACACGAAAACGTCTTTGTATTATTCCTACATCAGAGTCTCGAATTATTCTCAATAACCATGTCTTAAAAATTCGCGGCGTTCGTCATTCGATTGTCACCCAGCTTACAACCGCTGATTCTTATGATCAAGCATTAAAACAATATTTCGGCATTGCTCTATCCCCGGAAGTATCTTGGCATCTCTACTCTCCAATCCCTACCCCCTTGTCTTCGGAGGCTTAG
- a CDS encoding DUF4336 domain-containing protein, which translates to MSLPSHRLDRLPEPSIASAQPQDWRWKFWMALPLYPYGCRRTLRTEVVKDTIWTFDQLHGILYTIVPIRMTVVRLQTGGLLVYAPVAPTIECIRLINQLVAQHGEVKYILLPTSSGLEHKVFVGPFARCFPQAQVFVAPHQWSFPLNLPLSWLGFPQRRTQELPTGCRHTPFADEFDYAVLDIDLGRGAFVEVALLHKPSQTLLVTDAVLSVPINPPAIVQLDPYPLLFHARDGAGEAVTDTDANRRKGWQRISLFAIYFRPSVVETVGLGQAIRDALKAPDRSQKAYFGLYPFRWKENWPDSFKALHRDGRLFVAPILQTLIFPQAPQQVLNWVETIANWSFQRIIPCHFDAPIAANSNHFRQAFACLQTDTKAVSLTSSTLSDADAEFIRNLEAALVRRGIAKPPKTRG; encoded by the coding sequence ATGAGCCTGCCATCCCATCGACTTGATCGTTTACCAGAACCATCGATCGCATCTGCTCAACCTCAGGATTGGCGTTGGAAATTTTGGATGGCGTTACCGCTGTACCCCTATGGTTGTCGCCGCACGTTGCGTACCGAAGTAGTAAAGGATACTATTTGGACGTTTGATCAGCTTCATGGCATTTTGTATACGATCGTTCCCATCCGTATGACCGTGGTTCGTCTACAAACAGGTGGATTATTGGTTTATGCTCCCGTAGCACCGACGATCGAATGTATTCGTCTGATTAATCAATTGGTGGCACAACACGGAGAGGTGAAATACATTCTCCTTCCTACTAGTTCTGGACTTGAACATAAAGTGTTTGTAGGTCCGTTTGCGCGTTGTTTTCCACAAGCCCAGGTGTTTGTTGCGCCGCATCAGTGGAGTTTTCCGTTGAATTTACCGCTCAGTTGGTTAGGCTTTCCGCAGCGTCGTACGCAAGAGTTACCAACTGGCTGCCGTCACACTCCCTTTGCTGATGAATTTGACTATGCTGTTTTAGACATTGATCTGGGGCGGGGAGCGTTTGTAGAAGTAGCCTTGTTGCACAAACCATCCCAAACGCTTTTAGTAACCGACGCTGTGCTGTCAGTACCCATCAATCCGCCAGCGATCGTTCAGTTAGACCCGTATCCACTGCTATTCCATGCCCGCGATGGGGCAGGTGAGGCAGTGACAGACACAGACGCTAATCGACGCAAGGGCTGGCAGCGAATTTCACTATTTGCCATCTATTTTCGACCAAGCGTAGTCGAGACGGTGGGGCTGGGACAAGCCATTCGAGACGCTTTGAAGGCTCCCGATCGCTCCCAAAAAGCGTACTTTGGGTTATACCCGTTTCGCTGGAAAGAGAACTGGCCGGACTCTTTCAAGGCATTGCATCGAGATGGCCGACTGTTTGTCGCTCCCATTCTACAAACCCTAATTTTTCCGCAAGCTCCTCAACAAGTGTTGAATTGGGTAGAGACCATCGCCAACTGGTCATTTCAACGGATCATTCCCTGTCATTTTGATGCACCTATTGCCGCTAATTCTAATCACTTTCGTCAGGCATTCGCATGTTTGCAGACGGATACCAAGGCTGTTTCCCTGACTTCGTCTACCCTATCCGATGCCGACGCTGAGTTTATCAGAAACCTAGAGGCAGCACTCGTCCGTCGGGGCATCGCTAAGCCTCCGAAGACAAGGGGGTAG
- a CDS encoding DUF4168 domain-containing protein produces the protein MTTALAFSRCSFKPIVVRSLIVGVLSTAGVLLGIVPTLNTSTAELTFSQAAYAQNGSQFSDQDLENYVRAAEQLEIRRQRVVEEIKGIVGYVPAIRCDVPSSLEELPSGARERAVSYCNWAIGIVEENNLRIDQFNAIMSASQSNAALAQRIRCIQQPSDACGQ, from the coding sequence ATGACTACCGCTCTTGCGTTTTCTCGTTGTTCCTTTAAACCGATCGTCGTTCGATCGCTGATAGTAGGTGTCTTATCTACAGCCGGAGTGCTGCTGGGGATAGTGCCGACACTGAATACTTCCACGGCTGAGTTGACCTTCAGCCAAGCGGCTTATGCGCAAAATGGGTCTCAGTTTTCAGATCAAGACTTAGAGAATTATGTTCGGGCAGCCGAGCAGTTAGAAATTCGCCGACAGCGAGTGGTGGAAGAAATTAAGGGAATCGTGGGTTATGTTCCTGCCATTCGCTGTGACGTGCCCAGTAGCTTAGAGGAACTCCCATCAGGAGCTAGGGAACGAGCCGTAAGCTATTGCAATTGGGCGATCGGGATTGTGGAGGAGAATAATCTTAGAATCGATCAGTTCAATGCCATTATGTCTGCGAGTCAGTCTAATGCCGCCTTGGCACAGCGCATTCGCTGTATTCAGCAACCATCAGATGCCTGTGGACAATAG
- a CDS encoding ATP-dependent Clp protease ATP-binding subunit encodes MFEYFTEQAIAVIMAAQEEARRLGYRSAGTEQLLLGLLRGKGTTAAKLLTDLGVTLEAARSEVKNLMGRSHNAALTEIPFTPKSVRVLEQATVLAQQNQSYVTPEHLLLSILEDDNNIALKVLENLGVDLVQLLEQVSQAIEAAPVAAGVRERSQAPQAKRSSLRTLDEFGRDLTQLAAQGQLDPMVGRQLELERVVQILGRRTKNNPVLVGEPGVGKTAIAEGLAQRIHDGNVPDILRDKQVISLDVGTLLSGTRLRGEFEERMSKIVEEVRQAGNIILVIDEIHTLVGAGATEGSLDAANMLKPALARGEFQVLGATTLDEYRKYIERDAALERRFQPVTVGEPSVEETIAILHGLRDRYEQHHRVTITDEALDAAAKLSHRYIADRFLPDKAIDLIDEAGSLVRLRQAQHSPVRSLKQELSQIATDKQAAVDAQDFEQAGKLRDRELELEAQIKAILSSTDTTPSDAASVTADDIAHIVSEWTRIPVTKLTESTSALLLHLEDALHDRVIGQEVAVSAVARAIRRARVGLKNPERPIASLIFAGPTGVGKTELTKALAATVFGSEDAMIRLDMSEYMEAHTVSKLIGSPPGYVGYDEGGQLTEAVRRQPYTVILLDEIEKAHPDVFNMLLQLLEDGRLTDAKGRTVSFKNTLLIMTSNIGSKLIEKGGGGLGFELTDDRANTQYQHIRTRVQDEMKHYFRPELLNRIDEIIVFQPLTRDELQQIADLLLKEVDDRLSEQAIRIEVTDAFKEQLIQEGYNPSYGARPLRRAIARLLEDNLAEAILAGQVSMGETAIVDIDNDGNVQIQRKPVPAVTEVA; translated from the coding sequence CAAGCCATCGCAGTAATTATGGCTGCCCAAGAAGAAGCTCGCCGTTTGGGATATCGTTCGGCTGGAACCGAGCAACTTCTGCTGGGGTTGCTTCGTGGCAAGGGAACAACAGCGGCGAAGCTATTAACAGATTTAGGGGTGACGCTGGAGGCAGCTCGTAGTGAGGTTAAAAATCTCATGGGTCGTAGCCATAATGCAGCACTGACGGAAATTCCGTTTACCCCAAAGTCGGTTCGCGTGCTGGAACAAGCTACTGTTCTAGCTCAACAAAACCAGTCTTATGTGACGCCAGAGCATTTGTTGCTTAGCATTTTGGAAGATGATAATAATATTGCCCTCAAGGTGCTAGAGAATCTGGGGGTTGATTTAGTGCAATTGCTGGAACAGGTAAGTCAGGCGATCGAAGCGGCTCCAGTCGCAGCAGGGGTACGAGAGCGCTCCCAAGCTCCACAAGCGAAACGATCGTCCCTCCGCACACTTGACGAATTTGGCCGCGATTTAACCCAACTAGCCGCCCAAGGACAGCTTGATCCAATGGTGGGTCGGCAGCTAGAACTGGAGCGAGTAGTGCAAATTTTGGGGCGTCGCACTAAAAATAACCCGGTGCTGGTTGGTGAACCTGGCGTGGGTAAAACTGCCATTGCCGAAGGACTAGCCCAGCGGATTCACGATGGCAATGTACCTGATATCTTGCGTGACAAGCAGGTGATCAGCCTTGATGTTGGAACGTTACTATCAGGAACTCGCCTACGCGGTGAGTTTGAGGAACGCATGTCCAAAATTGTTGAGGAAGTGCGGCAGGCGGGAAATATTATTCTGGTGATTGATGAAATTCATACATTGGTAGGGGCCGGAGCCACCGAAGGCAGTCTAGATGCTGCCAATATGCTGAAGCCAGCCTTAGCGCGAGGCGAGTTCCAGGTGTTGGGAGCTACCACGCTCGACGAATATCGCAAGTACATCGAGCGCGATGCTGCCTTAGAGCGACGGTTTCAGCCCGTCACCGTGGGCGAACCCAGTGTTGAAGAAACGATTGCGATTTTGCACGGTCTGCGCGATCGCTATGAGCAGCACCACCGCGTCACAATTACAGATGAAGCCTTAGACGCAGCAGCCAAACTATCCCACCGCTATATTGCCGATCGATTCTTGCCTGACAAAGCCATTGACCTAATTGACGAAGCCGGATCACTGGTGCGGTTGCGGCAGGCTCAACATTCCCCCGTCCGATCGCTGAAGCAGGAACTAAGCCAAATAGCCACTGATAAGCAAGCGGCTGTAGACGCTCAAGATTTTGAGCAAGCTGGAAAATTGCGCGATCGGGAACTGGAGTTAGAAGCCCAGATCAAAGCGATTCTGTCCTCAACAGATACCACCCCATCGGATGCTGCCTCTGTCACCGCAGATGATATTGCTCATATCGTCTCCGAATGGACACGCATTCCCGTCACCAAACTTACCGAATCCACTTCGGCGTTGCTGCTGCACCTGGAAGATGCCCTCCACGATCGCGTGATTGGTCAAGAAGTGGCGGTGAGCGCCGTCGCTCGTGCTATTCGTCGGGCCCGTGTGGGGTTGAAAAATCCCGAACGTCCGATTGCCAGCCTCATCTTTGCTGGACCTACAGGGGTTGGTAAAACAGAGTTAACAAAGGCATTGGCGGCGACGGTGTTTGGCTCGGAAGATGCCATGATTCGCCTGGATATGTCCGAGTACATGGAAGCCCACACTGTTTCCAAGCTGATTGGATCGCCACCGGGATATGTTGGTTACGACGAAGGCGGGCAATTGACCGAAGCGGTACGTCGCCAGCCCTACACCGTGATTTTGCTGGATGAGATTGAAAAAGCCCATCCAGATGTATTTAACATGCTGTTGCAATTGTTGGAAGATGGGCGCTTGACCGATGCCAAAGGCCGCACGGTCAGTTTCAAGAATACTTTGTTGATTATGACCTCGAACATCGGCTCCAAGCTGATTGAGAAGGGTGGCGGTGGCTTGGGCTTTGAGCTTACCGACGATCGCGCCAACACGCAGTATCAGCACATTCGCACGCGCGTTCAAGATGAGATGAAGCACTACTTCCGCCCGGAATTGCTGAATCGCATTGATGAGATCATCGTTTTCCAACCGCTGACACGCGACGAGCTCCAGCAAATTGCCGATCTGTTGCTGAAAGAGGTAGACGATCGCCTCAGCGAACAAGCCATTCGCATTGAAGTCACCGATGCGTTCAAAGAGCAGTTAATTCAGGAAGGGTACAACCCCAGCTACGGAGCGCGACCATTGCGTCGAGCCATTGCCCGCTTGCTAGAAGACAATCTAGCCGAAGCCATTCTGGCAGGTCAGGTGAGTATGGGAGAAACGGCGATCGTGGACATTGACAACGACGGTAACGTGCAGATTCAGCGCAAACCTGTTCCAGCCGTTACTGAAGTTGCCTAG